From a single Silene latifolia isolate original U9 population chromosome 6, ASM4854445v1, whole genome shotgun sequence genomic region:
- the LOC141658913 gene encoding uncharacterized protein LOC141658913, producing the protein MATSSTPSTTSLGKDSWLRSVMDKCILKDDGSNFLEWESNIKSAALSDNVLTYLTDAPPIEPGARASSAVRTAYDDYVRMLNDIKNVLIWSISPKLKLSCISLNAYEIFTRMITMFSQTPKVRQYDAAARFFEAKLERGQKVGPHVLKMVEYVDILERLGCKIPKTLVVDRILHSLPTKFAHFRVNYNMNDMDKSYHEIHALLTQAERDMEASGSEKGDVLTMKLKNMSLGVKKGKGKEKSQFKKSSKKIDKGKGKAVVNGNPKAKSVKLSEAECFHCNGKGHYRRSCPKYLEDLKEGRVTPIGYKGRASTSKR; encoded by the exons atggcaacttcatccactccatcgactacttcactaggcaaagattcatggctaaggtccgtaatggacaaatgtattttaaaagatgacggtagtaactttcttgaatgggaatccaacatcaaaagtgccgcgttgtccgacaatgtgctcacttacttgaccgatgctcctcctatcgagcccggtgcaagagcttcatcggcggtgcggaccgcctatgatgactatgtgaggatgttgaatgatatcaagaatgtgttgatatggtcaatatcgccaaagctcaagctatcatgcatttctttaaatgcttacgagatattcactcgtatgatcactatgttttcacaaacacctaaagtccgtcaatacgatgcggcggcacgcttctttgaagctaagcttgagaggggccaaaaggttggtccccatgtccttaaaatggtcgaatatgttgacatcctagagcgtctagggtgtaagattcctaagactcttgtggtggatcgtatccttcactcactccccaccaagtttgcccactttagggtaaactacaatatgaatgacatggataagagttaccatgaaattcatgcactcctcacccaagcggagagggatatggaggctagtgggagtgaaaagggagatgttttaaccatgaagttaaagaacatgtctcttggagtcaagaaaggaaagggaaaagaaaagtcccaattcaagaaatcgtcaaagaaaattgacaagggaaaggggaaggccgttgtgaatggcaatcccaaggcaaaaagtgtcaagctctctgaggccgaatgtttccattgtaatgggaaggggcattataggaggagttgtcccaaatacttggaggatctcaaggaagggcgtgtgacgcctattg ggtataagggacgtgcaagcactagcaaaaggtga